One window from the genome of Streptomyces sp. WZ-12 encodes:
- a CDS encoding cytochrome P450 — MPQTTIPDFPLDRAPGCPFDPPPHFAALRAQAPLVRVRIWDGQTPWLVTRYQDQRAVLADPRFSADPSRPGFPAPTEGFKAQGSQEVQALSMQDDPEHARQRRMLIGRFTVKQVTAMTPRLVRIIDDLLDRMQAAGPPTDLVGAFALPMPSLVISELLGVPRQDHALFQRVAGTMISRESTVQEFTAARTELADFLGHLIRRKDDDPGDDLLSSLIVTRLRTGELTPALLVETAITLLVAGHETTTNQLALGTLVLLRNPDQLAVVRDSDDPVRVALAVEELLRYLSITQNGLSRVATEDVEIAGRLIRAGEGVIVPNASGNRDAAVFRDPDRLDVDRPDVRGHLAFGYGVHQCLGQNLARKELQLAYSALFRRFPELRTTLPDEDIRFKHDMIAYGVHALPVTW; from the coding sequence GTGCCGCAGACCACGATTCCCGACTTCCCCCTCGACCGCGCTCCCGGCTGCCCTTTCGACCCACCGCCGCACTTCGCCGCCCTGCGCGCGCAGGCTCCGCTCGTCCGGGTACGGATCTGGGACGGGCAGACGCCCTGGCTCGTCACCCGTTACCAGGACCAGCGCGCCGTGCTGGCCGACCCGCGCTTCAGCGCCGACCCGAGCAGGCCGGGCTTTCCCGCGCCGACCGAGGGCTTCAAAGCCCAGGGCAGCCAGGAGGTGCAGGCCCTGAGCATGCAGGACGATCCGGAGCATGCGCGTCAACGCCGCATGCTCATCGGTCGCTTCACGGTCAAACAGGTCACCGCGATGACTCCGCGGCTGGTGCGGATCATCGACGACCTGCTGGACCGGATGCAGGCCGCCGGGCCGCCCACCGACCTGGTCGGAGCCTTCGCGCTGCCCATGCCCTCTCTGGTCATCAGCGAACTGCTCGGCGTCCCACGGCAGGACCATGCCCTCTTCCAGCGCGTGGCTGGCACGATGATCTCCCGGGAGAGCACCGTGCAGGAGTTCACCGCCGCCCGCACCGAACTCGCCGACTTCCTCGGCCACCTGATCCGGCGCAAGGACGACGATCCGGGTGACGACCTGCTCAGCTCGCTGATCGTCACACGGCTGCGCACCGGCGAACTCACTCCTGCGCTCCTCGTCGAAACCGCGATAACGCTGCTGGTCGCGGGGCACGAGACCACCACCAACCAACTCGCCCTCGGAACACTGGTGTTGCTGCGCAACCCGGACCAGCTCGCCGTCGTCCGGGACAGCGACGATCCCGTCAGAGTGGCGTTGGCCGTCGAGGAACTGCTGCGCTACCTGTCCATCACCCAGAACGGGCTCTCCCGGGTCGCCACGGAAGACGTCGAGATCGCAGGCCGGCTCATCCGCGCGGGCGAGGGCGTGATCGTGCCGAACGCCTCCGGCAACCGCGACGCGGCCGTCTTCCGCGACCCCGACCGGCTCGACGTGGACCGGCCGGACGTACGCGGACACCTCGCGTTCGGCTACGGCGTCCACCAGTGCCTGGGACAGAACCTGGCCCGCAAGGAACTCCAACTCGCCTACTCGGCCCTGTTCCGCCGCTTCCCCGAACTGCGCACCACTCTCCCCGACGAGGACATCCGCTTCAAACACGACATGATCGCCTACGGCGTACACGCATTGCCCGTCACCTGGTGA
- a CDS encoding MFS transporter, protein MSVVVPLLVFAALDGFVEGSVLTLMPAIRDLLGTGTGPAMWISATQFLSAAVCVPVCGRLGDLYGHRRMLRVALGITTAGCLLCALAPGLALFLAGRALLGILSSMVPLGVGLARDRLTVNDSRRAVGMLMAALLLGSTAGDVSAGFLTEALGDVRAVLWILTALAAVCLALCLAPGVAETRYRAGGRMDWRGTALLTLGLTLLLGATFQGTANGWTSPGVLAGLLLAPVVLILWLWLARRTHEPLADVRAMARRATAPAFACGFTLGVMVLGGQGVLVAYLDASPERTGYGFGLTQGEIGLWLAVPSLGGFLVVSASAAVARRVGYRTMLTYAFLLAAVGFAVKAAGHRTMPAWGTGHVLSGLGTALAVGGIPTVIAEGSPRGRAAVSTAVYDTLKTTGGSFAGAAAAALLSALLSPNTHQPTLTAYLILWGLSTVLALVSAAVIRLTPDN, encoded by the coding sequence GTGTCTGTTGTCGTCCCGCTCCTGGTTTTCGCCGCACTTGACGGATTCGTCGAGGGCAGCGTGCTGACCCTCATGCCCGCCATCCGAGATCTCCTGGGCACCGGCACCGGGCCGGCCATGTGGATCTCGGCGACGCAGTTCCTGTCCGCCGCCGTGTGCGTGCCCGTCTGCGGACGCCTTGGCGATCTGTACGGCCACCGCCGCATGCTGCGCGTCGCACTCGGGATCACCACGGCCGGATGCCTGCTGTGCGCCCTGGCACCGGGACTTGCCCTCTTCCTCGCCGGTCGCGCCCTGCTGGGCATTCTCAGCTCCATGGTTCCGCTGGGTGTCGGGCTGGCCCGCGATCGGCTGACGGTGAACGACAGTCGGCGCGCAGTCGGGATGCTGATGGCCGCCCTGCTCCTCGGGTCCACCGCCGGGGACGTCTCCGCAGGATTCCTGACCGAGGCCCTGGGCGACGTACGGGCGGTGCTGTGGATCCTCACGGCACTGGCCGCGGTCTGCCTGGCCCTCTGCCTCGCCCCGGGTGTCGCGGAGACCCGGTACCGAGCCGGCGGTCGGATGGACTGGCGTGGCACGGCGCTGCTGACTCTTGGCCTGACGCTGCTGCTGGGGGCCACCTTCCAGGGCACGGCGAACGGCTGGACCTCCCCCGGTGTTCTGGCCGGACTGCTGCTGGCGCCGGTGGTCCTCATCCTGTGGCTGTGGCTGGCACGGCGCACCCACGAACCGCTTGCCGACGTACGGGCGATGGCACGCCGCGCCACCGCTCCGGCATTCGCCTGTGGATTCACGCTGGGCGTCATGGTCCTGGGCGGTCAAGGAGTCCTCGTCGCCTACCTCGACGCCTCGCCAGAACGCACCGGCTACGGATTCGGCCTCACGCAGGGGGAGATCGGGCTGTGGCTGGCCGTACCGTCCCTGGGCGGCTTCCTGGTCGTGAGCGCCTCGGCCGCCGTCGCCCGCCGGGTCGGCTACCGCACCATGTTGACGTACGCCTTCCTTCTCGCGGCCGTCGGCTTCGCGGTGAAAGCCGCCGGACACCGCACCATGCCGGCCTGGGGCACCGGGCATGTCCTCTCCGGCCTCGGCACCGCCCTGGCTGTCGGCGGGATCCCCACGGTGATCGCCGAAGGCAGCCCGCGCGGGCGGGCCGCCGTGTCAACGGCCGTGTACGACACCCTCAAGACCACCGGCGGCAGTTTCGCCGGGGCGGCCGCCGCCGCACTGCTCAGCGCACTGCTGTCCCCGAACACCCACCAGCCCACCCTGACCGCCTACCTGATCCTGTGGGGCCTGAGCACCGTCCTCGCCCTCGTGTCAGCAGCAGTCATCCGCCTCACTCCGGACAACTGA